A genomic window from Thunnus maccoyii chromosome 2, fThuMac1.1, whole genome shotgun sequence includes:
- the trim2a gene encoding tripartite motif-containing protein 2 isoform X2: MASEGATIPSPVVRQIDKQFLICSICLDRYENPKVLPCLHTFCERCLQNYIPAHSLTLSCPVCRQTSILPEKGVAALQNNFFITNLMDVLQRAPNSCSQEAAALNNITTVAAGQLLSCPNHGGNVMEFYCPPCETAMCQECTSGEHGEHPTVPLKDVVEQHKASLQDQLDAVKKRLPEIDSALQTLSEILQQLTNQKSSIEDDIHTTFDELQKTLNVRKSVLLMELEVNYGLKQKVLQAQLDTLLQGQEGINSSCNFTEQALSHGTEAEVLLVKKQMSERLIELAGQELPLQPGENDQLDFLVETEGLKKSIHNLGTIVTTNAVASETVATGEGLRHCVMGVPTSITITTKDKDGELCKMGNAVITAEIFSPDGSKGEGEIQDNKNGTYEYLFTAPKEGTFNLSLRLYDQHIKGSPFKIKATKSLDVSSTSDGIKKRLKSPGSGHIKQKAIKRPASMYSTGRRKENPIEDDLIFRIGTKGRNKGEFTNLQGVAASSLGKVLIADSNNQCVQIFSNDGQFKSRFGVRGRTPGQLQRPTGVAVHPNGDIIIADYDNKWVSIFSSEGKFKNKIGSGKLMGPKGVSVDRNGHIIVVDNKSCCVFIFQLNGKLVTKFGSRGNGDRQFAGPHFAAVNNNNEIIVTDFHNHSVKVFNTEGEFLLKFGSNGEGNGQFNAPTGVAVDVNGNIIVADWGNSRIQVFDGSGSFLSYINTSADPLYGPQGLALTSDGHVVVADSGNHCFKVYRYLQ; encoded by the exons ATGGCCAGTGAAGGCGCCACTATTCCCAGCCCCGTCGTCCGCCAGATTGACAAGCAGTTCTTGATCTGCAGCATATGTCTGGACCGCTACGAAAACCCCAAAGTTCTGCCCTGCCTGCACACCTTCTGTGAGAG gtgCCTGCAGAACTACATCCCGGCCCACAGCCTCACATTGTCGTGCCCCGTGTGCCGCCAGACCTCGATCCTGCCGGAGAAGGGTGTGGCGGCATTGCAGAATAACTTCTTCATCACCAACCTGATGGACGTGCTGCAGCGGGCGCCGAATAGCTGCAGCCAGGAGGCCGCTGCTCTCAACAACATCACCACCGTGGCAGCAGGCCAGCTGCTCTCCTGCCCCAACCATGGAGGCAAC GTCATGGAGTTTTATTGTCCTCCTTGTGAGACAGCCATGTGTCAGGAGTGTACAAGTGGTGAACATGGAGAACACCCGACTGTGCCTCTCAAAGACGTAGTGGAACAACACAAGGCCTCATTACAGGACCAGCTGGATGCTGTCAAGAAGAG GTTACCAGAGATCGACTCAGCCCTGCAGACGCTGTCAGAGATCCTGCagcagctgaccaatcagaagagCTCCATTGAGGATGACATCCATACTACCTTTGATGAGCTGCAGAAGACCCTCAATGTCCGCAAAAGCGTTTTGCTTATGGAGCTGGAGGTCAACTACGGCCTCAAGCAGAAG gTGCTCCAAGCCCAGCTAGACACCCTGCTGCAGGGCCAGGAGGGCATCAACAGCAGCTGTAACTTCACGGAACAGGCTCTGAGCCACGGCACCGAGGCCGAGGTGCTGCTGGTGAAAAAGCAGATGAGCGAACGTCTCATCGAGCTGGCCGGCCAGGAACTTCCTCTGCAGCCCGGGGAGAACGACCAACTGGACTTCCTCGTGGAGACAGAGGGCTTAAAGAAGTCCATCCACAACCTGGGTACCATAGTAACGACTAACGCTGTTGCCTCTGAGACTGTGGCTACTGGCGAAGGGCTGAGGCACTGTGTGATGGGTGTGCCCACGTCCATCACCATAACCACTAAGGACAAAGATGGAGAGCTGTGCAAGATGGGCAACGCAGTCATCACTGCTGAAATCTTCTCACCTGATGGTAGCAAAGGTGAAGGAGAGATACAGGACAACAAGAATGGCACTTATGAGTACCTGTTCACAGCTCCTAAAGAAGGGACCTTTAATTTATCGCTGCGTTTATATGACCAACATATCAAAGGAAGCCCCTTTAAGATAAAGGCCACCAAGTCTTTAGATGTTTCGTCGACTTCAGACGGCATCAAGAAGAGGCTGAAGTCACCAGGCAGCGGGCACATCAAGCAGAAGGCCATCAAGAGGCCGGCCAGTATGTACAGCAcagggaggaggaaagaaaaccCCATCGAAGACGACCTCATCTTCAGAATCG gCACTAAAGGAAGAAACAAAGGGGAGTTCACTAATCTGCAGGGAGTGGCTGCCTCCTCTCTGGGAAAAGTACTGATAGCAGACAGCAACAACCAGTGTGTTCAG attttctcCAATGACGGCCAGTTCAAAAGTCGTTTTGGTGTCCGCGGCAGGACTCCAGGTCAGCTGCAGCGGCCGACAGGTGTGGCCGTCCACCCCAACGGCGACATCATCATCGCTGACTATGACAACAAATGGGTCAGCATCTTTTCAAGTGAAGGCAAGTTTAAG AACAAGATCGGCTCAGGGAAGCTGATGGGCCCTAAAGGCGTGTCGGTGGACAGAAACGGCCACATCATTGTGGTCGACAACAAGTCCTGCTGCGTCTTCATCTTTCAACTCAACGGCAAGCTGGTCACCAAGTTTGGTAGTCGTGGCAACGGTGACAGGCAGTTTGCAG gtCCTCACTTTGCTgctgtcaacaacaacaatgaaatcATTGTAACAGATTTCCACAACCACTCGGTCAAG GTATTCAACACAGAAGGGGAATTCTTACTGAAGTTTGGTTCTAACGGCGAGGGCAACGGCCAGTTCAACGCCCCTACAGGAGTAGCAGTGGATGTCAATGGAAACATCATAGTAGCAGACTGGGGCAACAGCCGGATACAG gtgtTTGATGGCAGCGGTTCGTTCCTCTCCTACATCAACACATCAGCAGACCCGCTGTACGGCCCTCAGGGTCTCGCTCTCACCTCTGACGGACACGTTGTGGTCGCCGATTCTGGCAACCACTGCTTCAAAGTCTACCGTTACCTGCAGTAG
- the trim2a gene encoding tripartite motif-containing protein 2 isoform X1, which produces MASEGATIPSPVVRQIDKQFLICSICLDRYENPKVLPCLHTFCERCLQNYIPAHSLTLSCPVCRQTSILPEKGVAALQNNFFITNLMDVLQRAPNSCSQEAAALNNITTVAAGQLLSCPNHGGNVMEFYCPPCETAMCQECTSGEHGEHPTVPLKDVVEQHKASLQDQLDAVKKRLPEIDSALQTLSEILQQLTNQKSSIEDDIHTTFDELQKTLNVRKSVLLMELEVNYGLKQKVLQAQLDTLLQGQEGINSSCNFTEQALSHGTEAEVLLVKKQMSERLIELAGQELPLQPGENDQLDFLVETEGLKKSIHNLGTIVTTNAVASETVATGEGLRHCVMGVPTSITITTKDKDGELCKMGNAVITAEIFSPDGSKGEGEIQDNKNGTYEYLFTAPKEGTFNLSLRLYDQHIKGSPFKIKATKSLDVSSTSDGIKKRLKSPGSGHIKQKAIKRPASMYSTGRRKENPIEDDLIFRIGTKGRNKGEFTNLQGVAASSLGKVLIADSNNQCVQIFSNDGQFKSRFGVRGRTPGQLQRPTGVAVHPNGDIIIADYDNKWVSIFSSEGKFKNKIGSGKLMGPKGVSVDRNGHIIVVDNKSCCVFIFQLNGKLVTKFGSRGNGDRQFAGTLNGPHFAAVNNNNEIIVTDFHNHSVKVFNTEGEFLLKFGSNGEGNGQFNAPTGVAVDVNGNIIVADWGNSRIQVFDGSGSFLSYINTSADPLYGPQGLALTSDGHVVVADSGNHCFKVYRYLQ; this is translated from the exons ATGGCCAGTGAAGGCGCCACTATTCCCAGCCCCGTCGTCCGCCAGATTGACAAGCAGTTCTTGATCTGCAGCATATGTCTGGACCGCTACGAAAACCCCAAAGTTCTGCCCTGCCTGCACACCTTCTGTGAGAG gtgCCTGCAGAACTACATCCCGGCCCACAGCCTCACATTGTCGTGCCCCGTGTGCCGCCAGACCTCGATCCTGCCGGAGAAGGGTGTGGCGGCATTGCAGAATAACTTCTTCATCACCAACCTGATGGACGTGCTGCAGCGGGCGCCGAATAGCTGCAGCCAGGAGGCCGCTGCTCTCAACAACATCACCACCGTGGCAGCAGGCCAGCTGCTCTCCTGCCCCAACCATGGAGGCAAC GTCATGGAGTTTTATTGTCCTCCTTGTGAGACAGCCATGTGTCAGGAGTGTACAAGTGGTGAACATGGAGAACACCCGACTGTGCCTCTCAAAGACGTAGTGGAACAACACAAGGCCTCATTACAGGACCAGCTGGATGCTGTCAAGAAGAG GTTACCAGAGATCGACTCAGCCCTGCAGACGCTGTCAGAGATCCTGCagcagctgaccaatcagaagagCTCCATTGAGGATGACATCCATACTACCTTTGATGAGCTGCAGAAGACCCTCAATGTCCGCAAAAGCGTTTTGCTTATGGAGCTGGAGGTCAACTACGGCCTCAAGCAGAAG gTGCTCCAAGCCCAGCTAGACACCCTGCTGCAGGGCCAGGAGGGCATCAACAGCAGCTGTAACTTCACGGAACAGGCTCTGAGCCACGGCACCGAGGCCGAGGTGCTGCTGGTGAAAAAGCAGATGAGCGAACGTCTCATCGAGCTGGCCGGCCAGGAACTTCCTCTGCAGCCCGGGGAGAACGACCAACTGGACTTCCTCGTGGAGACAGAGGGCTTAAAGAAGTCCATCCACAACCTGGGTACCATAGTAACGACTAACGCTGTTGCCTCTGAGACTGTGGCTACTGGCGAAGGGCTGAGGCACTGTGTGATGGGTGTGCCCACGTCCATCACCATAACCACTAAGGACAAAGATGGAGAGCTGTGCAAGATGGGCAACGCAGTCATCACTGCTGAAATCTTCTCACCTGATGGTAGCAAAGGTGAAGGAGAGATACAGGACAACAAGAATGGCACTTATGAGTACCTGTTCACAGCTCCTAAAGAAGGGACCTTTAATTTATCGCTGCGTTTATATGACCAACATATCAAAGGAAGCCCCTTTAAGATAAAGGCCACCAAGTCTTTAGATGTTTCGTCGACTTCAGACGGCATCAAGAAGAGGCTGAAGTCACCAGGCAGCGGGCACATCAAGCAGAAGGCCATCAAGAGGCCGGCCAGTATGTACAGCAcagggaggaggaaagaaaaccCCATCGAAGACGACCTCATCTTCAGAATCG gCACTAAAGGAAGAAACAAAGGGGAGTTCACTAATCTGCAGGGAGTGGCTGCCTCCTCTCTGGGAAAAGTACTGATAGCAGACAGCAACAACCAGTGTGTTCAG attttctcCAATGACGGCCAGTTCAAAAGTCGTTTTGGTGTCCGCGGCAGGACTCCAGGTCAGCTGCAGCGGCCGACAGGTGTGGCCGTCCACCCCAACGGCGACATCATCATCGCTGACTATGACAACAAATGGGTCAGCATCTTTTCAAGTGAAGGCAAGTTTAAG AACAAGATCGGCTCAGGGAAGCTGATGGGCCCTAAAGGCGTGTCGGTGGACAGAAACGGCCACATCATTGTGGTCGACAACAAGTCCTGCTGCGTCTTCATCTTTCAACTCAACGGCAAGCTGGTCACCAAGTTTGGTAGTCGTGGCAACGGTGACAGGCAGTTTGCAGGTACACTCAATG gtCCTCACTTTGCTgctgtcaacaacaacaatgaaatcATTGTAACAGATTTCCACAACCACTCGGTCAAG GTATTCAACACAGAAGGGGAATTCTTACTGAAGTTTGGTTCTAACGGCGAGGGCAACGGCCAGTTCAACGCCCCTACAGGAGTAGCAGTGGATGTCAATGGAAACATCATAGTAGCAGACTGGGGCAACAGCCGGATACAG gtgtTTGATGGCAGCGGTTCGTTCCTCTCCTACATCAACACATCAGCAGACCCGCTGTACGGCCCTCAGGGTCTCGCTCTCACCTCTGACGGACACGTTGTGGTCGCCGATTCTGGCAACCACTGCTTCAAAGTCTACCGTTACCTGCAGTAG
- the mnd1 gene encoding meiotic nuclear division protein 1 homolog, giving the protein MSKKKGLSLEEKRTRMMEIFFETKDVFQLKDIEKIAPKTKGITPMSVKEVLQSLVDDNMVDCERVGTSNYYWAFPSKALHARKHKLEELQTQISDAKQRKMSLQKAVEKAKVGRQDTKERSSLLKELQALREERTQLQAELEKYRECDPEVVEEMRKSNVVAKDAVSRWTDNVFAIKSWTKKKFAFDDSRINKAFGIPEDFDYMD; this is encoded by the exons ATG TCAAAGAAGAAAGGACTGAGTTTGGAGGAGAAGAGAACCCGCATGATGGAGATTTTCTTTGAAACG AAAGATGTGTTTCAGCTTAAAGACATTGAGAAAATCGCTCCTAAGACAAAAGGAATAA CTCCCATGTCTGTGAAGGAAGTGCTGCAGAGCCTGGTGGACGACAACATGGTGGACTGCGAGAGAGTCGGTACGTCCAACTACTACTGGGCCTTCCCCAGCAAGGCCTTGCACGCTCGCAAGCACAAACTGGAGGAACTGCAGACACAG ATTTCTGATGCAAAGCAGCGGAAAATGTCTCTACAGAAGGCGGTGGAAAAAGCGAAAGTAGGACGTCAAGATACA aaagAGAGAAGCTCTCTGCTGAAGGAGTTGCAAGCTCTGAGAGAAGAACGAACGCAGCTGCAGGCCGAGTTGGAGAAGTATCGAGAATGTGACCCAGAAGTGGTTGAAGAGATGA gaaaATCAAATGTGGTAGCAAAAGACGCAGTTTCCAGATGGACAG acaatgtTTTTGCCATCAAGTCATGGACAAAGAAGAAGTTCGCCTTCGATGACAGCCGCATTAATAAAGCCTTTGGGATCCCTGAGGACTTTGACTACATGGACTGA
- the trim2a gene encoding tripartite motif-containing protein 2 isoform X3 — protein sequence MEFYCPPCETAMCQECTSGEHGEHPTVPLKDVVEQHKASLQDQLDAVKKRLPEIDSALQTLSEILQQLTNQKSSIEDDIHTTFDELQKTLNVRKSVLLMELEVNYGLKQKVLQAQLDTLLQGQEGINSSCNFTEQALSHGTEAEVLLVKKQMSERLIELAGQELPLQPGENDQLDFLVETEGLKKSIHNLGTIVTTNAVASETVATGEGLRHCVMGVPTSITITTKDKDGELCKMGNAVITAEIFSPDGSKGEGEIQDNKNGTYEYLFTAPKEGTFNLSLRLYDQHIKGSPFKIKATKSLDVSSTSDGIKKRLKSPGSGHIKQKAIKRPASMYSTGRRKENPIEDDLIFRIGTKGRNKGEFTNLQGVAASSLGKVLIADSNNQCVQIFSNDGQFKSRFGVRGRTPGQLQRPTGVAVHPNGDIIIADYDNKWVSIFSSEGKFKNKIGSGKLMGPKGVSVDRNGHIIVVDNKSCCVFIFQLNGKLVTKFGSRGNGDRQFAGTLNGPHFAAVNNNNEIIVTDFHNHSVKVFNTEGEFLLKFGSNGEGNGQFNAPTGVAVDVNGNIIVADWGNSRIQVFDGSGSFLSYINTSADPLYGPQGLALTSDGHVVVADSGNHCFKVYRYLQ from the exons ATGGAGTTTTATTGTCCTCCTTGTGAGACAGCCATGTGTCAGGAGTGTACAAGTGGTGAACATGGAGAACACCCGACTGTGCCTCTCAAAGACGTAGTGGAACAACACAAGGCCTCATTACAGGACCAGCTGGATGCTGTCAAGAAGAG GTTACCAGAGATCGACTCAGCCCTGCAGACGCTGTCAGAGATCCTGCagcagctgaccaatcagaagagCTCCATTGAGGATGACATCCATACTACCTTTGATGAGCTGCAGAAGACCCTCAATGTCCGCAAAAGCGTTTTGCTTATGGAGCTGGAGGTCAACTACGGCCTCAAGCAGAAG gTGCTCCAAGCCCAGCTAGACACCCTGCTGCAGGGCCAGGAGGGCATCAACAGCAGCTGTAACTTCACGGAACAGGCTCTGAGCCACGGCACCGAGGCCGAGGTGCTGCTGGTGAAAAAGCAGATGAGCGAACGTCTCATCGAGCTGGCCGGCCAGGAACTTCCTCTGCAGCCCGGGGAGAACGACCAACTGGACTTCCTCGTGGAGACAGAGGGCTTAAAGAAGTCCATCCACAACCTGGGTACCATAGTAACGACTAACGCTGTTGCCTCTGAGACTGTGGCTACTGGCGAAGGGCTGAGGCACTGTGTGATGGGTGTGCCCACGTCCATCACCATAACCACTAAGGACAAAGATGGAGAGCTGTGCAAGATGGGCAACGCAGTCATCACTGCTGAAATCTTCTCACCTGATGGTAGCAAAGGTGAAGGAGAGATACAGGACAACAAGAATGGCACTTATGAGTACCTGTTCACAGCTCCTAAAGAAGGGACCTTTAATTTATCGCTGCGTTTATATGACCAACATATCAAAGGAAGCCCCTTTAAGATAAAGGCCACCAAGTCTTTAGATGTTTCGTCGACTTCAGACGGCATCAAGAAGAGGCTGAAGTCACCAGGCAGCGGGCACATCAAGCAGAAGGCCATCAAGAGGCCGGCCAGTATGTACAGCAcagggaggaggaaagaaaaccCCATCGAAGACGACCTCATCTTCAGAATCG gCACTAAAGGAAGAAACAAAGGGGAGTTCACTAATCTGCAGGGAGTGGCTGCCTCCTCTCTGGGAAAAGTACTGATAGCAGACAGCAACAACCAGTGTGTTCAG attttctcCAATGACGGCCAGTTCAAAAGTCGTTTTGGTGTCCGCGGCAGGACTCCAGGTCAGCTGCAGCGGCCGACAGGTGTGGCCGTCCACCCCAACGGCGACATCATCATCGCTGACTATGACAACAAATGGGTCAGCATCTTTTCAAGTGAAGGCAAGTTTAAG AACAAGATCGGCTCAGGGAAGCTGATGGGCCCTAAAGGCGTGTCGGTGGACAGAAACGGCCACATCATTGTGGTCGACAACAAGTCCTGCTGCGTCTTCATCTTTCAACTCAACGGCAAGCTGGTCACCAAGTTTGGTAGTCGTGGCAACGGTGACAGGCAGTTTGCAGGTACACTCAATG gtCCTCACTTTGCTgctgtcaacaacaacaatgaaatcATTGTAACAGATTTCCACAACCACTCGGTCAAG GTATTCAACACAGAAGGGGAATTCTTACTGAAGTTTGGTTCTAACGGCGAGGGCAACGGCCAGTTCAACGCCCCTACAGGAGTAGCAGTGGATGTCAATGGAAACATCATAGTAGCAGACTGGGGCAACAGCCGGATACAG gtgtTTGATGGCAGCGGTTCGTTCCTCTCCTACATCAACACATCAGCAGACCCGCTGTACGGCCCTCAGGGTCTCGCTCTCACCTCTGACGGACACGTTGTGGTCGCCGATTCTGGCAACCACTGCTTCAAAGTCTACCGTTACCTGCAGTAG